A single window of Fimbriimonadaceae bacterium DNA harbors:
- a CDS encoding VanZ family protein, with the protein MSKRAWIPPVLCAAVITAMSNAFISATSFKGAVGKRLPVPNGQQWFDEFWSHYWWLFVKGFHFLEFALLFFLLWGALRPRLGIAALLAALFAMVDEYHQSFISFRGGRWTDVLIDWAGVATCAVLVAALARRHRDA; encoded by the coding sequence ATGTCCAAGCGCGCCTGGATTCCACCGGTTCTCTGCGCCGCGGTGATCACCGCGATGTCCAACGCGTTCATCAGCGCGACGTCGTTCAAGGGTGCCGTGGGCAAGCGGTTGCCCGTGCCCAACGGCCAGCAGTGGTTCGACGAGTTCTGGAGCCATTACTGGTGGCTCTTCGTCAAGGGCTTCCACTTCCTGGAGTTCGCGCTGCTGTTCTTCCTCTTGTGGGGCGCCCTGCGGCCGAGGCTGGGAATCGCGGCGCTGCTGGCGGCGCTCTTCGCGATGGTGGACGAATACCACCAGTCGTTCATCTCCTTCCGTGGCGGGCGTTGGACCGATGTGCTGATCGACTGGGCGGGCGTCGCCACCTGCGCCGTGCTGGTGGCCGCTCTGGCGCGGAGGCATCGCGATGCCTGA
- the trmFO gene encoding methylenetetrahydrofolate--tRNA-(uracil(54)-C(5))-methyltransferase (FADH(2)-oxidizing) TrmFO, with protein MPEAMITVVGAGFAGVEAAWAAASKGVRVRLYEMRPGKQTPAHTTGWFAELVCSNSLKSKAPDSPAGQLKAEMEALGSIVLRTARAHEVPGGQALAVDRDKFGQAITDEVEAHPLIDVVREEFLPEHANPSPAQPLVVATGPLSSDPVSQWLAELTGRKHLYFYDAVSPTVEASSIDTTVAFAQSRYDKGGDDYLNCPFDRDEYQAFVQALVGAERVPIHAFESGGVRKEGDSGEGAFLEKIKYFSGCTPIEAIAEKGERSLAFGNFKPVGLTDPRTGRRPHAALQLRPENAEKTLYSLVACQNRLKWGEQKRVFRMVPGLERAEFVRYGVIHRNTYLEAPRCLLPDLQLRGYAGLFVAGQLTGVEGYVESAAMGILAGLHAAAMVQGTNLPHPPRATAYGGLLAHLQDATPREFAPMNINWGLFPEPEEPMRDKGRVRAFKIEQARTALNAWMA; from the coding sequence ATGCCTGAGGCGATGATCACCGTCGTTGGCGCGGGGTTTGCGGGTGTGGAAGCCGCTTGGGCGGCGGCTTCGAAGGGTGTGCGCGTCCGCCTCTACGAGATGCGGCCCGGCAAACAGACCCCGGCGCACACCACGGGCTGGTTTGCCGAGTTGGTGTGCTCGAACTCCCTGAAGTCGAAGGCGCCCGACTCGCCCGCGGGACAGCTCAAGGCGGAGATGGAGGCCCTGGGCTCCATCGTCTTGAGGACGGCGCGGGCGCACGAGGTTCCGGGCGGGCAGGCGCTCGCCGTGGACCGGGACAAGTTTGGGCAGGCCATTACCGACGAGGTGGAGGCGCACCCCCTCATCGACGTGGTGCGGGAGGAGTTCCTGCCCGAGCACGCCAACCCCTCGCCCGCGCAGCCTCTTGTCGTGGCCACCGGCCCCCTGTCGAGCGACCCCGTCTCGCAGTGGCTAGCCGAGCTCACCGGCCGCAAACACCTCTACTTCTACGATGCGGTGAGCCCCACCGTGGAAGCGTCGAGCATCGACACGACCGTCGCGTTCGCGCAGAGCCGCTACGACAAGGGCGGCGACGATTACCTGAACTGCCCGTTCGACCGCGACGAATACCAGGCCTTCGTTCAAGCGCTTGTGGGCGCCGAACGCGTGCCGATCCACGCGTTCGAATCGGGAGGAGTCAGAAAGGAGGGGGACTCCGGGGAGGGCGCCTTCCTCGAGAAGATCAAGTACTTCTCCGGCTGCACGCCCATCGAGGCGATCGCGGAAAAAGGCGAGCGCTCGCTGGCGTTCGGCAACTTCAAGCCCGTGGGCCTCACCGATCCCCGGACCGGGCGTCGCCCCCATGCGGCCCTGCAACTGAGGCCGGAAAACGCCGAGAAAACGCTCTACTCGCTCGTCGCGTGCCAGAACCGGCTGAAGTGGGGCGAGCAAAAGCGCGTGTTCCGCATGGTGCCGGGACTGGAGCGGGCCGAGTTCGTTCGGTACGGGGTCATCCACCGGAACACCTACCTCGAGGCGCCGAGGTGCCTCCTGCCCGATCTTCAGCTTCGGGGCTACGCCGGGCTGTTCGTGGCGGGGCAGCTCACCGGGGTCGAAGGGTACGTGGAGTCCGCTGCCATGGGCATCCTTGCGGGTCTCCACGCGGCCGCGATGGTCCAGGGAACCAACCTCCCCCATCCGCCCCGGGCCACGGCCTACGGGGGCCTCCTCGCCCACCTGCAGGACGCCACTCCCCGCGAGTTCGCCCCGATGAACATCAACTGGGGCCTGTTCCCCGAGCCCGAAGAGCCGATGCGGGACAAGGGTCGGGTGCGGGCGTTCAAGATCGAACAGGCGCGCACCGCCTTGAACGCCTGGATGGCCTAG